One Salmo salar chromosome ssa01, Ssal_v3.1, whole genome shotgun sequence DNA window includes the following coding sequences:
- the LOC106613726 gene encoding uncharacterized protein produces MEYMTPLQKKRRHEGDLQPWRDCQAKRLCNRVGVCVQVEHGGMVTDSAMDTWDASMQQQSVPNSNSGVGINHPASNMVYAVHAVQGSQRCNRCLAGEPGHINHIMGY; encoded by the exons ATGGAATATATGACACCCCTCCAGAAGAAGAGACGCCACGAAGGAGACCTTCAACCCTGGAGAGATTGTCAGGCG AAACGACTGTGCAACAGAGTGGGAGTCTGCGTCCAGGTTGAACATGGCGGGATGGTGACTGACAGTGCCATGGATACATGGGATGCCAGCATGCAACAGCAGAGTGTCCCAAACAGCAACAGCGGTGTCGGCATCAACCACCCAGCCTCTAACATG GTCTATGCAGTCCATGCAGTCCAAGGCAGCCAACGTTGTAATCGGTGCCTGGCAGGGGAGCCT GGGCACATTAACCACATCATGGGGTATTGA